In Corylus avellana chromosome ca2, CavTom2PMs-1.0, the following proteins share a genomic window:
- the LOC132171766 gene encoding probable dolichyl-diphosphooligosaccharide--protein glycosyltransferase subunit 3B: MAPRLFLLIAVFSLTLFSVSVRSSDSDLVSELLALQSDSKSGVIHLDDHSVSRFLTSPKTPRPYSLFVFFDVAQLHDKAELQLKTLHAEFSLLAKSFITNNQDPDSSSHGKLFFCDLEFKESQSTFALFGVNSLPHISLIGPNQTPKQSDQMDQGDFSRIAESMSHFVESKTNLVVGPIHRPPFLSKKQLALVIVGILIWIPFAVKKIVMGETPLHDPKLWLVGSVFVYFFSVSGAMHNIIRKMPMFLADRNVPNKLVFFYQGSGVQLGAEGFAVGFLYTIVGLLLAFMTRVLVKVKNVNVQMAVMIVSLFVSFWAVKKVVYLDNWKTGYGIHGFWPPSW; encoded by the coding sequence atggcTCCCCGTCTCTTCCTCCTCATCGCCGTGTTTTCCCTCACCCTCTTCTCCGTCTCGGTCAGGTCCTCCGACTCGGACCTTGTATCAGAACTCCTGGCCCTCCAGTCCGACTCCAAATCGGGCGTTATCCACCTCGACGACCACTCCGTCTCGCGCTTCCTGACCTCGCCCAAGACCCCCAGGCCCTACTCCCTGTTCGTCTTCTTCGACGTGGCCCAACTCCACGACAAGGCCGAGCTCCAGCTGAAGACCCTCCATGCCGAGTTCTCGCTCCTCGCCAAATCCTTCATCACAAACAACCAAGACCCCGATTCCTCCTCCCACGGCAAGCTCTTCTTCTGCGATCTTGAGTTCAAGGAGTCCCAGTCCACCTTCGCGCTCTTCGGCGTCAATTCCCTCCCTCACATCAGCCTCATCGGCCCGAATCAGACCCCGAAACAGTCCGATCAGATGGACCAGGGAGACTTCTCCAGGATTGCCGAGTCGATGTCCCATTTCGTCGAGTCCAAGACCAATCTCGTCGTCGGCCCGATCCACCGCCCACCGTTTCTCTCGAAGAAGCAATTGGCGTTGGTCATTGTGGGTATTCTCATTTGGATTCCATTTGCTGTGAAGAAGATTGTGATGGGTGAGACTCCGCTCCACGACCCGAAACTCTGGCTGGTGGGTTCGGTGTTCGTCTACTTCTTCAGCGTCTCGGGCGCGATGCACAACATCATTCGGAAGATGCCCATGTTCCTGGCGGACCGGAACGTCCCGAACAAGCTGGTATTCTTTTACCAGGGCTCGGGAGTGCAGCTCGGGGCGGAGGGGTTCGCGGTCGGGTTCTTGTACACGATTGTGGGTCTGTTGCTGGCGTTCATGACGCGTGTGCTCGTGAAGGTGAAGAATGTGAACGTGCAGATGGCGGTGATGATTGTTTCGCTGTTCGTTTCGTTTTGGGCGGTCAAGAAGGTGGTCTATTTGGATAATTGGAAGACTGGTTATGGGATCCACGGATTTTGGCCTCCAAGTTGGTAA
- the LOC132171765 gene encoding probable dolichyl-diphosphooligosaccharide--protein glycosyltransferase subunit 3B: MALRLFLLIAVFSLTLFSVSVRSSDSDLVSELLALQSHSKSGVIHLDDRSVSRFLTSPKTPRPYSLLVFFDATQLHDKAELQLKTLHAEFSLLAKSFITNNQDPDSSSHGKLFFCDLEFKESQSSFALFGVNSLPHIKLIGPNQTPKQSDQMDQGDFSRLAESMSHFVESKTNLVVGPIHRPPFLSKKQLALVIVGILIWIPFAVKKIVMGETLLHDPKLWLAGSVFVYFFSVSGAMHNIIRKMPMFLADRNDPNKLVFFYQGSGMQLGAEGFAIGFLYTIVGLLLAFMTRVLVKVKNVNVQRAVMIVSLFVSFWAVKKVVYLDNWKTGYGIHGFWPSSW, encoded by the coding sequence atggcTCTCCGTCTCTTCCTCCTCATCGCCGTGTTTTCCCTCACCCTCTTCTCCGTCTCGGTCAGGTCCTCCGACTCGGACCTTGTATCAGAACTCCTGGCCCTCCAGTCCCACTCCAAATCGGGCGTTATCCACCTCGACGACCGCTCCGTCTCGCGCTTCCTGACCTCGCCCAAGACCCCCAGGCCCTACTCCCTGCTCGTCTTCTTCGACGCGACCCAACTCCACGACAAGGCCGAGCTCCAGCTGAAGACCCTCCATGCCGAGTTCTCGCTCCTCGCCAAATCCTTCATCACAAACAACCAAGACCCCGATTCCTCCTCCCACGGCAAGCTCTTCTTCTGCGACCTTGAGTTCAAGGAGTCCCAGTCCAGCTTCGCGCTCTTCGGCGTCAATTCCCTCCCTCACATCAAGCTCATCGGCCCGAATCAGACCCCGAAACAGTCCGATCAGATGGACCAGGGAGACTTCTCCAGGCTTGCCGAGTCGATGTCCCATTTCGTCGAGTCCAAGACCAATCTCGTCGTCGGCCCGATCCACCGCCCACCGTTTCTCTCGAAGAAGCAATTGGCGTTGGTCATTGTGGGTATTCTCATTTGGATTCCATTTGCTGTGAAGAAGATTGTGATGGGTGAGACTCTGCTCCACGACCCGAAACTCTGGCTGGCGGGTTCGGTGTTCGTCTACTTCTTCAGCGTCTCGGGCGCGATGCACAACATCATTCGGAAGATGCCCATGTTCCTGGCGGACCGGAACGACCCAAACAAGCTGGTATTCTTCTACCAGGGCTCGGGAATGCAGCTCGGGGCGGAGGGGTTCGCCATCGGGTTCTTGTACACGATTGTGGGTCTGCTGCTGGCGTTCATGACGCGTGTTCTCGTGAAGGTGAAGAATGTGAACGTGCAGAGGGCGGTGATGATTGTTTCGCTGTTCGTTTCGTTTTGGGCGGTCAAGAAGGTGGTCTATTTGGATAATTGGAAGACTGGTTATGGGATCCACGGATTTTGGCCTTCAAGTTGGTAA
- the LOC132171510 gene encoding pectinesterase — protein sequence MATHQPLLENPKTSQCKPLFLILSIAAIISSSALLTTHLTKPSSSDHPLQLLHICDQAHSFRESCLAMVSEVVQDTHTICREMGDVCLLQMFLERSTSEIQKAMKTAEDLNHRIKINDPKVFACLLDCVQLFELSVDRILGSVVALQNMSSHSIEDAHVWLSSVLTNHVTCLDGLVGSVRTTMEPELKGLISRARASLAMLVAVSPLKTREMEPLNGEFPLWVRSGDRRLLQASAKEEIKADVVVAKDGSGNYKTVKEAVESAPNNGKNRYVIYVKKGKYKENVEIGKKKKNVMIVGDGMNSTIITGSLNFIDGTTTFKSATVAAVGDGFIAQDIWFQNTAGPKKHQAVALRVGADQSVINRCRIDAYQDTLYAHSNRQFFRDSYITGTVDFIFGNAAVVLQNCKVVARKPMSGQTNMVTAQGRIDPNQATGTSIQNCDIIASPDLEPLNGSVRSYLGRPWKEYSRTVVMQSYIGGHIDPAGWSVWDGDFALKTLYYGEYMNRGPGAGTGKRVKWPGYHVITRTEEAKKFTVAELIQGGYWLKSTGVAYTEGL from the exons ATGGCAACCCATCAACCTCTGTTAGAGAACCCCAAAACTTCCCAATGCAAGCCTCTGTTCCTAATTCTCTCCATAGCTGCCATCATAAGCTCATCTGCACTTCTCACTACCCATCTCACAAAACCCAGCTCCTCCGATCACCCCCTACAGCTTCTTCACATCTGTGATCAAGCCCACAGTTTCCGGGAATCATGCTTGGCCATGGTCTCAGAAGTGGTCCAGGACACACACACGATCTGCAGGGAAATGGGTGATGTTTGTCTACTGCAAATGTTCTTAGAAAGATCGACATCCGAAATACAAAAAGCCATGAAGACTGCCGAAGATCTCAACCACAGGATCAAGATCAACGATCCTAAAGTGTTTGCTTGTTTGCTTGATTGTGTGCAGCTGTTTGAGTTGTCCGTGGACAGGATTTTGGGCAGTGTAGTTGCTCTGCAAAATATGAGTAGCCATTCTATTGAAGATGCCCATGTATGGCTAAGTAGCGTGCTCACCAACCATGTCACCTGCCTGGACGGGCTAGTGGGGTCGGTCCGGACGACGATGGAGCCTGAGCTCAAGGGGTTGATATCAAGAGCCAGAGCTTCCCTAGCCATGCTTGTTGCAGTTTCGCCTTTGAAAACCAGAGAGATGGAGCCATTAAACGGGGAATTCCCGTTGTGGGTCAGGAGCGGTGACCGGAGGCTTTTACAGGCTTCGGCTAAGGAGGAAATCAAGGCTGATGTTGTGGTGGCCAAGGATGGGAGTGGGAACTACAAGACTGTGAAAGAAGCTGTAGAGTCGGCACCAAATAATGGGAAAAATAGGTACGTTATTTATGTGAAGAAGGGGAAATATAAAGAGAATGTTGaaatagggaagaaaaaaaagaacgtCATGATCGTCGGTGACGGCATGAATTCAACGATCATCACCGGTAGCTTGAATTTTATCGACGGAACCACTACTTTCAAATCTGCGACTGTAG CTGCTGTTGGCGATGGATTCATAGCTCAAGACATCTGGTTCCAAAACACAGCAGGGCCGAAGAAGCACCAAGCGGTGGCGCTCCGCGTCGGGGCCGACCAATCCGTCATAAATCGCTGCCGCATCGACGCCTATCAGGACACTCTCTACGCCCACTCAAACCGACAATTCTTCCGAGACTCCTACATCACCGGAACAGTGGATTTCATCTTCGGCAACGCGGCTGTCGTGTTACAAAACTGTAAAGTAGTAGCCCGAAAGCCCATGAGTGGACAGACCAACATGGTCACGGCCCAAGGCCGAATCGACCCAAACCAAGCCACCGGGACTTCGATCCAAAACTGTGACATAATAGCAAGCCCTGATCTTGAGCCCTTAAACGGCTCGGTCCGATCATATTTGGGCCGTCCGTGGAAGGAGTATTCAAGAACCGTTGTCATGCAGTCCTACATAGGCGGCCATATTGATCCGGCCGGGTGGTCTGTGTGGGATGGGGATTTTGCCTTAAAAACATTGTATTATGGGGAGTATATGAACAGGGGACCAGGTGCTGGCACTGGCAAGAGAGTGAAATGGCCTGGTTATCATGTCATCACCAGAACAGAGGAAGCCAAAAAATTTACAGTTGCAGAGCTGATACAAGGAGGGTATTGGTTGAAGTCCACTGGAGTGGCTTATACAGAAGGGTTGTGA
- the LOC132170083 gene encoding nuclear transport factor 2B encodes MVGRAFVDHYYHLFDNERASLPSLYQPTSMLTFEGQKIVGVDDISSKLNQLSFDQCRHVVSTIDSQPSAFTGGVVVFVSGSLQLPGEEHHLRFSQMFHLIPTPQGNFFVQNDIFRLNYG; translated from the exons ATGGTGGGCAGGGCATTTGTGGATCATTACTACCACCTCTTCGACAATGAAAGAGcttctctcccttctctctaCCAGCCAACCTCCATGCTGACCTTTGAAGGGCAGAAGATTGTCGGGGTTGATGACATATCTTCGAAGCTTAATCAGTTGTCGTTTGATCAATGCCGGCATGTTGTCAGTACTATTGATTCACAGCCCTCAGCCTTCACCGGCGGCGTTGTTGTCTTCGTCAGCGGCAGCCTCCAGTTGCCGGGAGAGGAGCACCATCTGAGGTTTAGCCAG ATGTTCCACTTGATTCCCACGCCACAAGGAAACTTCTTTGTGCAGAATGACATATTTCGCCTTAATTATGGTTAA